The following are from one region of the Paenibacillus sabinae T27 genome:
- a CDS encoding mannitol-1-phosphate 5-dehydrogenase: MKAVHFGAGNIGRGFIGPILAESDYEIVFVARNEKKISLLQERGQYPVTLANESRDTELVKNVTAVSIKDVDEVAESIAEADLVTTAIGMSALKDIAESVARGIKLRFKKKKRPEPLHIIACENGIGGSQRLKKLVYPLLKPSERKQADELVAFPNTMVDRIVPIQQHKDPLKVMVEPFCEWVIHKAGMLDGFTKIKGVRYVDSLDPYIERKLFTVNTGHCAAAYFGYLEGYSTIQEAIANPKVLKQVRGVLHETGAMLTQKYNLDSKKHELYIEKMIKRFTNPHFTDKITRVGRSPLRKLSPNDRLVRPAIQAHKMGLKTDHLVAAIAAALVFDFVKDPEAVKLQNSIREHGIGNVIEHHLGIPDSHPLHSRIADKYNECFSSHRSEDQPDVLSQL, encoded by the coding sequence TTGAAAGCCGTACACTTCGGAGCTGGTAATATCGGCCGGGGCTTTATTGGACCGATCTTAGCTGAATCCGACTATGAGATTGTTTTTGTCGCCCGTAATGAGAAGAAGATTTCCCTGCTTCAGGAGCGCGGACAGTACCCTGTCACGCTCGCCAATGAATCCCGCGATACCGAGCTTGTTAAAAATGTTACAGCCGTAAGCATCAAAGATGTTGATGAAGTCGCGGAATCCATCGCTGAAGCGGATCTTGTCACCACCGCCATCGGGATGTCGGCGCTTAAGGATATTGCCGAATCCGTTGCCAGAGGTATTAAGCTGAGGTTCAAGAAGAAAAAGCGTCCGGAGCCGCTCCATATCATCGCCTGTGAGAACGGCATTGGAGGCAGCCAGCGCTTGAAAAAGCTGGTCTACCCTCTTCTTAAGCCGTCGGAACGCAAGCAGGCCGATGAGCTTGTTGCCTTTCCGAATACGATGGTTGACCGGATCGTGCCGATCCAGCAGCATAAAGACCCGCTGAAGGTGATGGTTGAGCCTTTCTGCGAATGGGTCATCCACAAGGCCGGCATGCTGGATGGGTTCACCAAAATCAAAGGCGTCCGTTATGTCGATTCCCTTGACCCATATATTGAACGCAAGTTGTTCACCGTGAATACCGGCCACTGCGCTGCAGCTTATTTTGGATACTTGGAAGGGTACTCTACGATCCAAGAGGCCATTGCCAATCCGAAAGTGCTGAAGCAGGTCCGTGGGGTCCTGCATGAAACCGGCGCTATGCTGACGCAAAAATACAATCTGGATAGTAAGAAGCATGAACTTTATATTGAAAAAATGATTAAACGTTTTACAAATCCCCATTTTACTGACAAAATCACCCGTGTGGGCAGATCTCCGCTTCGCAAACTGTCTCCGAACGATCGACTCGTTCGTCCCGCTATCCAGGCACACAAGATGGGACTCAAAACCGACCATCTAGTCGCGGCGATTGCCGCAGCTCTGGTATTCGATTTCGTAAAGGATCCGGAAGCCGTCAAACTCCAAAACTCCATACGCGAGCATGGAATCGGCAATGTAATCGAACATCACTTGGGAATTCCGGACTCCCATCCACTGCACAGCCGTATTGCTGACAAATATAACGAATGTTTCTCTTCACACCGTTCCGAGGATCAGCCCGACGTTTTAAGTCAACTGTAG
- a CDS encoding methyltransferase domain-containing protein, which translates to MKQQWNTGTYDADMSFVSRFGESLIGLLQPKPGERIIDWGCGTGDLAAAIAGYGAEVSGIDASTEMIQAARGKYPELNFILADGQTYVAEQPADAVFSNAALHWLKNAEGAAASIAGSLRTGGRFVAEFGTLGNIASVVAGLPRAFEAIGASDRLQLPWYFPSIGQYTTLLERHGLTVDFAHCFGRPTPLEGGEQGFRQWVNTFANGVLSVLSPSEREAVLKHLEHELKPSLYRSGSWEMDYRRIRVVARKL; encoded by the coding sequence ATGAAACAGCAGTGGAATACCGGAACTTATGATGCGGATATGTCGTTTGTCTCCCGCTTTGGGGAGTCGTTAATCGGGTTGTTACAGCCGAAGCCGGGAGAGCGGATTATCGATTGGGGCTGCGGGACAGGAGATTTGGCCGCGGCCATTGCCGGATACGGCGCCGAGGTTAGCGGGATTGACGCCTCCACCGAGATGATTCAGGCCGCCCGGGGCAAATATCCGGAGCTTAACTTCATCCTCGCGGATGGACAAACGTATGTAGCGGAGCAGCCAGCAGATGCTGTATTCAGCAACGCCGCGCTGCACTGGCTGAAGAATGCGGAAGGGGCTGCCGCCTCCATCGCGGGCAGTCTGCGGACGGGCGGTCGTTTTGTCGCCGAATTCGGCACGCTTGGAAATATCGCTTCGGTCGTTGCCGGGCTGCCGCGCGCTTTTGAAGCTATAGGCGCAAGTGACAGGCTTCAGCTTCCTTGGTATTTCCCAAGTATCGGGCAGTACACAACGCTGCTGGAGCGGCATGGACTTACGGTAGACTTCGCCCACTGTTTTGGCCGTCCGACACCACTTGAGGGTGGGGAGCAGGGCTTCCGCCAGTGGGTTAACACTTTTGCCAATGGAGTCTTAAGTGTACTTTCTCCTTCGGAAAGGGAGGCGGTCCTGAAACACTTGGAGCACGAACTGAAACCGTCGCTTTATCGCAGCGGAAGTTGGGAGATGGATTACCGCCGTATTCGGGTGGTAGCGCGCAAGCTGTAA
- a CDS encoding MFS transporter, with translation MNVIEIGSSDHRRASAGMLMGSIVVFAVLYSPQPLISLFSKEYHISPATAGASISLATIGLGIGLILISALSSTLERKKLMSLSLLLTSILAVASAFCHQFSLFLVIRFLEGISISGFPSIAMAYINEEFHRKDIGRVMGSYIGGTAIGGFTGRIVIGALTDILNWHTALLILGIINLGLSLYFWKSLPPARNFQPQRRSFREWQAGITGNLLNKRLLLLFITGFLLMGVYIMILDYIGYPLTAKPYELSQTVFGFLFVVNLVGTFSSIWFGKLADRHPRPQVIAIAISIFALGAFLTLIPVLALKIVGVALVAFGFFGGHSVASGWVGLVADSKHKAQAASLYLLFYYGGSSLVGWSGGLFLRHLGWSGLIYYAFALLAAAVLITSIAGEAIHLRRLQLK, from the coding sequence ATGAATGTAATCGAAATCGGAAGCTCAGACCATCGGAGGGCTTCGGCAGGCATGTTGATGGGAAGCATAGTTGTATTCGCTGTTTTGTACAGCCCGCAGCCTTTGATCAGCCTTTTTTCCAAGGAATATCATATTTCACCAGCAACGGCGGGAGCCTCCATTTCCCTGGCCACGATCGGTCTGGGTATCGGCCTGATCTTGATTTCGGCGTTATCCAGCACTCTGGAAAGAAAAAAATTAATGAGTCTATCCCTGCTGCTAACCTCGATCCTAGCAGTGGCATCCGCTTTCTGCCATCAATTTTCCTTATTTCTGGTTATCAGATTCCTTGAAGGCATCTCTATCTCAGGATTTCCTTCGATTGCGATGGCCTATATCAACGAAGAGTTTCATCGCAAAGACATCGGAAGGGTTATGGGAAGCTATATCGGAGGAACGGCCATCGGCGGATTTACCGGGCGGATCGTCATTGGAGCCTTGACCGACATCCTGAATTGGCATACCGCACTGCTGATTCTGGGAATTATCAATCTTGGGCTTAGCCTTTATTTCTGGAAATCCCTACCTCCGGCGCGCAATTTCCAGCCTCAACGCCGGTCATTCAGAGAATGGCAGGCGGGAATAACCGGCAATCTGCTAAACAAGCGGCTGCTCTTGCTGTTCATCACCGGATTTTTGCTGATGGGCGTCTATATCATGATTTTGGATTATATCGGCTATCCGCTGACAGCCAAGCCTTACGAATTAAGCCAGACCGTCTTCGGCTTTCTGTTTGTCGTCAATTTGGTCGGTACATTTAGCTCCATTTGGTTTGGCAAGCTGGCCGATCGTCATCCGCGCCCGCAAGTTATTGCGATAGCGATCTCCATTTTTGCGTTGGGGGCGTTCTTGACCCTGATTCCTGTTTTGGCCCTTAAAATTGTAGGAGTCGCTCTGGTGGCCTTCGGCTTTTTTGGCGGACATTCGGTTGCAAGCGGCTGGGTAGGGTTGGTGGCAGATTCCAAACACAAAGCGCAGGCCGCCTCTCTTTACTTGCTCTTCTATTACGGAGGCTCGAGCCTTGTTGGATGGTCAGGTGGCCTGTTTCTCCGCCATTTGGGCTGGAGCGGCCTGATTTATTAT
- a CDS encoding LysR family transcriptional regulator codes for MEWQQLEYFEATARLQHMTLAAQTLNITQPALSRSIARLETELGIPLFEREGRSIRLNRYGQLFLSHVEHILEEFRMAKREIDDLLNPSQGEVSLGFLHTLGIHHIPDLIGRFRRAHPHTRFQLNQSSTQRLLEQLASGEIDLCMASPQDADMRIRWARLWSEELFIAVPAGHRLAGSSLAELYEIGQEPLISFKEGYGLRIITDKLLHESGISPGIVFEGEDVDTVAGLVAAGLGVAILPKYSELDHEEVSWVSIANRSCRREIGIAWMEDRFLSPAAERFRQFVLDYYLKG; via the coding sequence TTGGAATGGCAGCAGCTTGAATATTTTGAAGCAACCGCGCGTTTGCAGCATATGACGCTGGCGGCACAGACACTTAACATAACACAGCCGGCTCTAAGCCGGTCCATCGCCAGACTGGAGACGGAGCTGGGTATTCCGCTGTTTGAGCGGGAGGGACGGTCGATCCGTCTTAACCGCTACGGCCAGCTTTTTCTCAGCCATGTTGAACATATTCTTGAAGAATTCCGGATGGCCAAGCGCGAAATTGACGATCTGCTGAACCCGTCACAAGGCGAGGTCTCTCTGGGGTTTCTGCATACGCTCGGCATTCACCATATCCCCGATCTGATCGGCAGGTTCCGCAGAGCGCATCCCCACACCCGGTTTCAGCTTAATCAGAGCAGCACCCAGCGCTTGCTTGAACAGCTGGCTTCAGGTGAAATTGATCTGTGCATGGCCTCACCCCAGGATGCCGACATGCGCATTCGCTGGGCCCGATTGTGGTCAGAGGAGCTGTTCATAGCGGTGCCTGCCGGACATCGGCTTGCCGGTTCGTCACTGGCAGAATTGTACGAGATTGGCCAGGAACCTTTGATCTCGTTTAAAGAAGGCTACGGGCTCCGCATTATTACCGATAAACTGCTGCATGAGTCGGGGATATCTCCAGGCATTGTTTTCGAGGGGGAAGATGTCGATACTGTCGCCGGGCTGGTCGCCGCTGGACTCGGTGTTGCCATCCTGCCCAAATACAGCGAATTGGACCATGAAGAGGTAAGCTGGGTGTCCATCGCAAACCGGTCCTGCCGCAGAGAAATCGGAATCGCATGGATGGAAGACCGTTTTTTGTCCCCTGCGGCAGAACGGTTCAGGCAGTTTGTGCTGGATTATTATTTGAAGGGGTAA
- a CDS encoding sporulation protein YjcZ → MGEAPGCGCGIGTSTGTILVLFILLVIITRTFMY, encoded by the coding sequence ATGGGTGAAGCTCCAGGCTGCGGCTGCGGAATCGGAACATCGACAGGAACAATTCTGGTATTGTTTATCCTGCTTGTCATTATTACTCGGACTTTTATGTATTAG
- a CDS encoding RBBP9/YdeN family alpha/beta hydrolase translates to MIHGYRATPGNHWFPWLKDKLTAIGVDVEIIAMPTPQTPKLDEWLNQLAQAAKDMDSDTYFVAHSLGCITLLRFLLRQTSSQPIGGLVLVSGFAQSLPTLPILDEFVEKPLDYDQLIQLASRRTGIAAKDDPIVPYAFSKELMEHIEGDFFEVDKGGHFLEGDGFTALPIVFDVLVDMMELEK, encoded by the coding sequence ATTATTCACGGCTATAGGGCAACACCCGGTAACCATTGGTTTCCTTGGCTAAAAGATAAGTTAACGGCAATCGGAGTGGATGTTGAAATTATCGCAATGCCAACTCCGCAAACACCGAAGCTCGACGAGTGGCTTAACCAGTTGGCACAAGCAGCCAAAGATATGGATTCCGATACCTATTTTGTCGCTCACAGTTTGGGCTGTATAACATTGCTGCGTTTTCTGCTGAGGCAAACTTCTTCTCAGCCAATCGGCGGCCTCGTACTTGTATCCGGATTTGCTCAATCATTGCCGACCTTGCCGATATTGGATGAATTTGTCGAAAAGCCACTTGATTATGATCAACTGATACAGTTGGCCAGCCGGCGTACCGGTATTGCGGCTAAGGACGATCCCATTGTACCGTATGCCTTCAGCAAAGAACTAATGGAGCACATAGAGGGCGATTTTTTTGAAGTGGACAAGGGAGGCCATTTTTTGGAAGGTGACGGTTTTACCGCTTTGCCGATTGTGTTTGATGTGCTAGTTGATATGATGGAACTGGAAAAATAA
- a CDS encoding PilZ domain-containing protein, which yields MGASSRKEPFRFVMNQPIDCWLEVPARNTGPGTGKRTAGVLLDLSRSGCKVRSSLNLRFTAGDTRLIIYFQLNETLLQFNGSVRWGWMYGLGEYQYGIRLDLTDEEEDILMHELDIWTMSSGGEGV from the coding sequence ATGGGTGCTTCCAGCAGAAAAGAACCATTCCGTTTTGTGATGAATCAACCGATCGATTGCTGGCTGGAAGTGCCGGCCCGTAATACCGGTCCCGGTACCGGCAAGCGTACCGCAGGTGTACTGCTCGACCTCAGCCGCTCAGGCTGCAAGGTTCGCAGCTCTTTGAATCTCCGGTTTACAGCCGGGGATACCCGGCTTATAATTTATTTTCAATTAAATGAAACCCTGCTTCAGTTCAATGGAAGCGTACGCTGGGGCTGGATGTACGGTCTTGGCGAATATCAGTACGGAATCAGGCTCGATTTGACGGATGAAGAAGAAGATATTCTCATGCACGAGCTCGATATATGGACGATGTCTTCAGGCGGTGAAGGCGTTTAG
- a CDS encoding HAD family hydrolase, with product MIKALVFDFDGTIIDTESAWYAAFREAYEQHGVELSVKQYSQCIGTSLCNFNPYEYLMTDLSLPIDREEFRKAVQQRHSELMEAEEMRLGIKHYLDSAKAAGLKIGLATSSSTAWVEKYLKQLGLREYFDCIRTADHVKNVKPDPELYLQALDCLGVKPDEAIAIEDSPNGSKAALAAGMHCIISPNKITSLLDFDPSLYRVACFTDLDFDHLTTRLFETTQMS from the coding sequence ATGATTAAAGCATTGGTATTTGACTTCGACGGTACGATTATCGACACAGAATCCGCATGGTATGCCGCTTTTCGGGAAGCATACGAGCAGCACGGCGTAGAGCTTTCTGTGAAGCAGTACTCCCAATGTATTGGAACGAGCTTATGTAATTTTAACCCGTATGAGTATCTGATGACCGATTTGAGCCTTCCTATTGACCGGGAGGAATTCCGGAAGGCCGTTCAGCAGCGCCATTCCGAGCTCATGGAAGCCGAAGAAATGCGGCTGGGCATCAAGCATTATCTGGATTCCGCCAAAGCCGCGGGACTTAAGATCGGACTTGCGACAAGTTCTTCAACCGCATGGGTTGAAAAATACTTGAAGCAGCTCGGGCTTCGTGAATATTTCGATTGTATTCGTACAGCCGATCATGTAAAGAACGTCAAGCCCGACCCTGAATTGTATCTACAGGCGTTGGATTGTCTGGGTGTCAAACCGGATGAAGCTATCGCAATCGAGGACTCGCCGAACGGTTCCAAGGCCGCATTGGCCGCAGGCATGCACTGCATTATAAGTCCGAATAAAATCACAAGCCTGCTGGACTTCGACCCTTCGCTTTATAGAGTTGCGTGCTTTACCGACCTCGACTTCGATCATCTGACCACCCGTCTTTTCGAAACTACTCAAATGAGCTAA
- a CDS encoding sensor domain-containing diguanylate cyclase yields MSIHLRTLFAGAFAVVIILLTALLSLLIGKESSKTAEVTIGRSLAEVAYQMSYSLDHFMWARSEEVEVLSKLKAFQEPVDKKEIGGLLNQLKENLPVFTWVGYMDAKGNVLSATDNILVGSNIKDRPVFKFGIDAPFIGDVHDAKLLAKLLPNPGGEPLQFVDIGVPVMDASGRAVGVLAAHLSWEWSRQVESSILTPLKENMKGVQVFVVSKNDNTIVLGPSSQVGKPMKDAALTEARQGKSSWLVNKSDGGQAYLTGYAHGDGYMDYPGLGWSVIIRQPAEIAFASVHRLQNYIALSGLAVAVLFGIAGWFIAGWIARPLQLIAEKADLLSTGKEAEIPKFNRIKDLSILSVSLRNLVQNLSQTETELSYMSDIARHDALTGLPNRMALDDYLAHAVNKAKQNRSTLSFLYLDLDGFKKVNDTLGHAAGDKLLQEVAFRLLESTRDNEMVTRIGGDEFVVILHTSAAKPMQEAEVVAKRIIDKINQPFLIGGEIVQVGCSVGAAVWSPETQDTSEILRLADDALYISKRSGKNRITFETAV; encoded by the coding sequence GTGTCAATCCATTTGCGGACTTTGTTTGCAGGCGCGTTTGCTGTTGTTATTATTTTGCTGACGGCTCTGCTCAGTTTATTGATCGGCAAAGAATCATCGAAGACCGCGGAGGTTACCATAGGCAGATCGCTGGCGGAAGTCGCTTACCAGATGTCTTATAGTTTGGATCATTTTATGTGGGCGCGTTCTGAGGAAGTGGAGGTTCTGAGCAAGCTTAAAGCGTTCCAGGAGCCTGTCGACAAGAAGGAAATTGGGGGATTATTAAACCAGCTGAAAGAAAATCTCCCAGTATTTACCTGGGTCGGATATATGGATGCAAAAGGCAATGTTCTGTCGGCAACGGATAACATTTTGGTCGGAAGCAACATTAAGGATCGGCCGGTTTTCAAATTCGGGATCGATGCTCCTTTTATCGGAGATGTCCATGATGCCAAGCTGCTCGCCAAACTGCTGCCCAATCCGGGCGGAGAGCCGCTGCAATTCGTCGATATCGGCGTTCCTGTAATGGACGCAAGCGGTAGAGCGGTGGGCGTCCTGGCTGCACATCTCAGCTGGGAATGGTCCCGTCAGGTGGAGTCGTCGATTCTCACGCCGCTCAAGGAAAATATGAAGGGCGTGCAGGTCTTCGTTGTCAGCAAAAATGACAATACGATTGTGCTCGGACCGTCCAGCCAGGTGGGCAAGCCGATGAAGGACGCGGCGCTGACAGAGGCCCGTCAGGGCAAAAGCTCATGGCTCGTCAATAAGTCAGATGGCGGACAAGCCTATTTGACAGGTTACGCACACGGAGACGGATACATGGATTATCCCGGTCTTGGCTGGTCCGTCATCATCCGCCAACCGGCGGAAATTGCCTTTGCTTCCGTACACCGGCTGCAAAATTATATCGCTCTCTCCGGCCTCGCCGTTGCCGTTCTGTTCGGCATTGCAGGCTGGTTTATCGCCGGGTGGATTGCCCGCCCGCTTCAGCTTATTGCGGAGAAAGCCGATCTCCTCAGTACCGGAAAAGAGGCGGAGATTCCGAAATTTAACCGGATCAAGGATTTGTCCATCCTCTCCGTTTCTCTGCGAAATCTGGTCCAGAACTTGAGCCAAACCGAGACGGAGCTGAGTTATATGTCGGATATTGCACGGCATGATGCGCTGACCGGCTTGCCTAACCGGATGGCGCTGGACGATTATTTGGCCCATGCAGTCAACAAGGCGAAGCAGAACCGCTCTACTCTCAGCTTTCTGTATCTGGATTTGGACGGCTTCAAGAAGGTGAACGATACGCTCGGACACGCAGCCGGAGACAAGCTGCTGCAAGAGGTCGCCTTCCGTCTGCTTGAATCGACCCGGGACAATGAGATGGTCACCCGTATCGGGGGAGACGAATTCGTGGTGATCCTGCACACTTCGGCAGCAAAGCCGATGCAGGAAGCCGAGGTCGTAGCCAAGCGTATTATCGACAAAATCAATCAGCCTTTCCTGATCGGTGGGGAAATCGTGCAGGTCGGCTGCAGCGTCGGCGCCGCGGTCTGGAGTCCCGAAACCCAGGACACAAGCGAAATTTTGCGATTGGCTGACGACGCGCTTTATATTTCCAAACGGAGCGGCAAGAACCGGATTACATTTGAAACAGCGGTTTAA
- a CDS encoding phosphotransferase enzyme family protein: MMSLRHMVRGLENDSPANQLIALWEHDADTLKFWRASSNFVYMFERNGERHYLRFIHEEDNTINNIRAELDFMLFLLSQGYPAVAPVRSTNGGLIETISTENGLYYGVVFNQAKGRQIPLEEMSDIHFEQWGQSLAALHLISERYRPQTVEYRSWWDALNFVSSVLERYPGEAGLRQELERLRRELSELPTGKGHTGLIHYDFETDNIFYDDELARYCAIDFDDSMHHWFMMDVAAAISDLYEQEGEEARGRIGQFLAGYRSVKPLDEKYTSDPFIFQKFADLYTFARLLRSTEGMDDSSTPKWALRLKDKLIGFCDRIRERYRTASEPVLVDSKK, translated from the coding sequence ATGATGTCATTAAGACACATGGTTCGGGGCTTGGAAAATGATTCTCCGGCCAATCAATTAATTGCGTTATGGGAGCATGATGCCGACACGCTGAAGTTCTGGAGAGCCAGCAGCAATTTTGTGTACATGTTCGAAAGAAACGGGGAGCGGCACTATCTCCGGTTTATTCATGAAGAGGACAACACGATCAACAATATCCGGGCTGAGCTTGATTTCATGCTATTTTTGCTCAGTCAAGGTTATCCGGCGGTTGCTCCTGTACGTTCAACAAACGGGGGCTTGATTGAAACCATTTCAACAGAAAACGGGCTTTATTACGGGGTGGTATTTAACCAGGCGAAGGGAAGGCAGATTCCGCTTGAGGAGATGTCGGACATTCATTTTGAACAATGGGGACAATCGCTTGCCGCTCTTCATCTGATTTCCGAACGATACCGGCCTCAAACGGTGGAATACAGAAGCTGGTGGGATGCGCTGAATTTTGTCTCATCGGTATTGGAGCGGTATCCCGGTGAAGCCGGACTCCGGCAAGAGCTGGAACGATTGCGGCGCGAGCTTTCTGAACTTCCAACCGGCAAAGGGCATACCGGACTCATCCATTATGATTTCGAGACGGATAATATTTTCTATGACGATGAACTTGCGCGGTATTGCGCTATTGATTTCGACGATTCCATGCATCATTGGTTCATGATGGATGTTGCCGCCGCCATTTCCGATCTGTATGAACAGGAGGGCGAAGAGGCCAGAGGGAGGATCGGGCAGTTCCTCGCCGGATACCGGTCAGTGAAGCCCCTGGATGAAAAATACACCAGCGATCCGTTCATTTTTCAGAAATTTGCCGATCTTTATACGTTCGCGCGGCTGCTTCGCAGTACCGAGGGGATGGATGATTCAAGCACGCCAAAATGGGCCCTTAGGCTGAAAGACAAGCTGATCGGTTTCTGCGACCGGATACGCGAGCGTTACCGGACTGCTTCGGAACCCGTGCTGGTTGATTCAAAAAAATGA
- a CDS encoding anthranilate phosphoribosyltransferase → MINLLKEVARGKRGARDLDFGEAAAAAEAILNQSATPAQIGAFLVAERIKLESIEELEAFVSVSRKFTRREQVQEGLDCAGPYDGRIRSFAATFPTAFLLAAAGLPVTLHGSAPLPPKWGITLQDIILEADIPLSALSRYSSIHAARRSGVLYASSEEWCPPFGKIRGIREEIGMRTIFNTTEKLLDYSCSPFIVFGIYHNTVFDRLARLMIKLGYRKAMIIQGTEGSEDLYIDRPTRVYKVENGAAGLDIIDPEALGLDTPVPELVWDARLQLTTAEAVLQGGGHIAFYNQVLLNGAVRLHLAGRVGSIEEGVYTCKDLLDGGKAWDSYNAWKNALLSEPPVTHQV, encoded by the coding sequence ATGATTAACCTACTTAAAGAAGTTGCCAGAGGCAAACGGGGCGCCCGGGATTTAGACTTCGGAGAAGCTGCCGCCGCCGCAGAAGCGATTCTTAATCAGTCCGCCACACCGGCGCAGATTGGAGCGTTCCTTGTAGCCGAACGGATCAAGCTTGAAAGTATAGAGGAATTGGAGGCATTCGTATCCGTCAGCCGAAAGTTCACGCGCCGCGAGCAGGTCCAGGAGGGCCTGGACTGCGCAGGACCTTATGACGGACGAATCCGGTCCTTTGCGGCGACCTTTCCGACCGCTTTCCTGCTCGCCGCGGCGGGTCTGCCGGTGACCCTGCACGGTTCCGCTCCGCTCCCTCCGAAATGGGGGATCACCCTGCAGGACATTATTCTGGAGGCGGACATCCCGCTCTCCGCTCTTTCCCGCTATAGCTCCATTCACGCGGCCCGCCGCAGCGGTGTGCTATATGCAAGCTCCGAAGAGTGGTGCCCTCCGTTCGGTAAAATCCGGGGAATCCGCGAGGAAATCGGGATGCGGACCATTTTTAATACGACCGAGAAGCTGCTGGATTACTCCTGCTCGCCTTTCATCGTGTTCGGAATCTATCACAATACGGTCTTTGACCGTCTCGCGCGGCTCATGATTAAACTCGGATACCGGAAAGCCATGATCATACAAGGGACTGAAGGCTCGGAAGACCTTTATATCGACCGCCCGACACGGGTATACAAGGTGGAGAACGGCGCGGCGGGTCTTGATATTATTGATCCCGAAGCGCTCGGATTGGATACTCCCGTTCCGGAACTTGTCTGGGATGCCCGCCTGCAGCTGACAACGGCTGAAGCCGTGCTGCAGGGCGGCGGCCACATCGCCTTTTACAATCAGGTCCTCCTCAACGGGGCCGTCAGACTGCATTTGGCTGGCCGTGTCGGTTCCATTGAGGAGGGTGTGTACACCTGCAAGGATCTGCTGGATGGCGGCAAGGCTTGGGACAGCTATAATGCATGGAAGAATGCGCTGCTCAGTGAGCCGCCTGTTACACATCAAGTCTAA
- a CDS encoding sulfurtransferase, which produces MDTVVSPRWLLARLYEPELVIADCRFLLSEPEAGRSAYLKDHIPGAVYLHLEEQLSAPVGKHGGRHPLPEPHEIAAVLGQAGISRDSIVVAYDDQGGAYASRLWWMLRYVGHEKVYVMDEGYSAWKTANFPVSDSQPVRIPTLYEPEVHPEMLAGIDEVRTISQEGGASSPLLIDSREPRRYEGLEEPIDSKAGHIPGAINRFWKDVLDDQGRWKDAEALKQHFADVDPGREVIVYCGSGVSACPNVLALKRAGFDKVRLYPGSWSDWISYEENAVATGIE; this is translated from the coding sequence ATGGATACCGTCGTTTCTCCCCGCTGGCTGCTGGCCCGGCTGTACGAGCCTGAGCTTGTGATCGCGGATTGCCGTTTTCTGCTGTCTGAACCCGAAGCGGGTCGCAGCGCCTACCTGAAGGATCACATTCCGGGAGCCGTATATTTGCATCTGGAAGAGCAGCTGTCCGCTCCTGTCGGCAAGCATGGCGGGCGCCATCCGCTTCCGGAGCCCCACGAAATTGCTGCTGTACTTGGCCAAGCGGGAATCAGCCGGGACAGCATCGTCGTCGCTTACGATGATCAGGGAGGCGCATACGCTTCCAGGCTTTGGTGGATGCTGCGTTATGTCGGGCATGAGAAAGTGTATGTCATGGATGAAGGCTACTCGGCATGGAAAACGGCAAATTTCCCTGTGAGCGACAGCCAGCCAGTCCGTATTCCAACGCTCTATGAACCGGAGGTCCACCCCGAAATGCTGGCCGGAATAGATGAAGTCCGTACAATTTCACAGGAAGGGGGAGCGTCCTCTCCCCTGCTGATCGACTCTCGGGAGCCAAGGCGTTATGAAGGTCTTGAAGAGCCGATCGACTCCAAGGCTGGTCATATCCCGGGTGCGATCAACCGGTTCTGGAAGGACGTCCTTGACGACCAAGGCCGATGGAAAGACGCAGAAGCGCTGAAGCAGCATTTTGCCGATGTTGATCCTGGACGCGAAGTCATTGTCTACTGCGGCTCCGGCGTCAGCGCCTGCCCGAACGTGCTGGCTCTTAAGCGGGCCGGATTTGACAAGGTAAGGCTGTATCCGGGAAGCTGGAGCGACTGGATCAGCTATGAGGAGAATGCGGTGGCAACGGGAATAGAATAG